Proteins from a genomic interval of bacterium:
- a CDS encoding ABC transporter permease: protein MTLLQYLVRRAGLTAFVVFGVTLITFVLTHVVPADPVIAYVGDHAPPDLVEKTRHEFGLDRPLPVQYVIYLRDLAHGNLGISIKDNRPVSRDLEQYLPATVELSTAALLVAIVIGMPAGIVSAVYKDRWPDQVARLFALTGTSLPIFYLALLLLGVLYVRLGVLPGPGQLNIYTAVPPHITGMVAVDALLAGDWAALQDALRHLVLPAAVLGYYQTGLITRMTRGSLLEVLRQDYVRTARAKGVSERRVVLAHALRNALLPTVTVVGLAFGGLLSGAVLTETIFAWPGIGRYATNSAVNVDIPAVLGVTLIIAVIYSVANLAVDVLYAYLDPQIRYT from the coding sequence ATGACCCTGCTGCAGTACCTCGTCCGGCGCGCCGGGCTGACCGCGTTCGTCGTGTTCGGCGTGACGCTAATCACGTTCGTGCTCACGCACGTGGTGCCGGCCGATCCGGTCATCGCGTACGTTGGCGATCACGCGCCGCCCGACCTGGTGGAAAAGACGCGCCACGAGTTCGGGCTCGACCGGCCTCTGCCCGTGCAGTATGTGATCTATCTGCGAGATCTCGCCCACGGAAATCTCGGGATCTCGATCAAAGACAACCGCCCGGTCAGCCGCGATCTCGAGCAGTACCTCCCGGCGACCGTGGAGCTCTCGACGGCGGCGCTGCTGGTGGCGATCGTCATCGGGATGCCGGCCGGGATCGTGTCCGCCGTGTACAAAGACCGGTGGCCGGACCAAGTCGCGCGATTGTTCGCGCTCACCGGGACCTCGCTGCCGATCTTCTATCTGGCGCTGCTGCTGCTCGGAGTCCTGTACGTGCGGCTCGGGGTGCTGCCGGGGCCGGGCCAGCTCAACATCTACACCGCCGTGCCCCCGCACATCACCGGCATGGTCGCCGTTGACGCGCTGCTCGCCGGAGACTGGGCGGCACTGCAGGATGCCCTGAGGCACCTGGTTCTTCCGGCCGCGGTCCTCGGCTACTATCAGACCGGGCTTATTACCCGGATGACGCGCGGCAGCCTACTCGAGGTCCTCCGGCAGGACTACGTGCGCACCGCGCGCGCGAAGGGGGTGTCGGAGCGCCGGGTGGTGCTGGCGCACGCGCTACGCAACGCGCTCCTGCCGACCGTCACGGTCGTGGGCCTGGCGTTCGGCGGTCTCTTGTCGGGCGCCGTGCTGACCGAGACCATTTTCGCGTGGCCGGGGATCGGCCGGTACGCCACAAACTCCGCGGTCAACGTCGACATTCCGGCCGTGCTCGGCGTCACCCTGATCATCGCGGTCATCTATTCCGTCGCGAACCTCGCCGTCGATGTCCTCTACGCCTATCTCGATCCCCAGATCCGGTACACGTAG
- a CDS encoding ABC transporter substrate-binding protein: protein MRRLVAVAAAILLIATWAPLPGRSATAYTPQQTVVIAMDISSVISLDPQVSYEFTEPDHLAYSTLVEFAQGDLTHPRPSVASSWTSSKDAKTYTFHLRPGVKFASGNAVTAADVLYTFERAVNIPKDPASWLITQMGIDEKNVDQIVKTPDPQTVVFTLPEAFSPGAFLSIMANTVAGIVDSKTVRQHVTNNDWGTGWLIDHSAGSGPYQIARWERLVTIELVANPNYNLSRAPSIKRIVWPNIQENTVQRNMLERGDADIATGLSAAQLQALKSDSRFYVSQIPDLGEEYVGMDVKNVPAFTKAQVRQAVRWAIDYDGIVRQLLNGNGLPLQSIVPKGLFGYDPALPFKHDPAKAKALLAEAGFANGFSATMLAPSGSAAGGISAGDLAAKIKNDLGAVGINVTIRQVASSEMYQTYRGQKSEMVLANWYVDYPDPDDFSKPFGDYKQKSLCWRLQYYNDPLSALVNQAGGLENTPQRGALYKRINDVMNQDGPFALLYQPMISNAASKRIQHLVFDPVNFIDFFQLTKQ from the coding sequence TCAGCGACCGCTTATACGCCACAACAGACCGTCGTCATCGCGATGGACATCTCGAGTGTCATCTCGCTCGATCCTCAGGTGTCCTATGAGTTCACCGAGCCGGACCATCTCGCCTATTCCACGCTCGTCGAGTTCGCCCAGGGCGATCTGACCCATCCGCGGCCCAGCGTCGCGTCGTCCTGGACGTCGAGCAAAGACGCGAAGACGTACACGTTTCATCTCCGGCCGGGCGTCAAGTTTGCCAGCGGCAACGCGGTGACCGCGGCCGACGTCCTCTACACGTTCGAGCGGGCCGTCAACATCCCCAAGGACCCGGCGTCGTGGCTGATCACGCAGATGGGGATCGACGAAAAGAACGTCGACCAGATCGTGAAAACGCCCGATCCGCAGACCGTCGTCTTCACGCTGCCCGAGGCGTTCAGCCCCGGGGCGTTTCTGTCGATCATGGCGAACACCGTCGCGGGCATCGTCGACAGCAAGACGGTTCGCCAGCACGTCACGAACAACGACTGGGGTACCGGCTGGCTGATTGATCACTCGGCCGGCAGCGGCCCGTACCAAATCGCGCGGTGGGAGCGCCTGGTGACGATCGAGCTCGTCGCGAACCCCAACTACAACCTCAGCCGGGCGCCGTCGATCAAGCGCATCGTGTGGCCCAACATTCAGGAGAACACGGTGCAGCGGAACATGCTGGAGCGCGGCGACGCGGATATCGCGACCGGCCTCTCGGCGGCGCAGCTCCAAGCGCTCAAGAGCGACAGCCGGTTTTACGTCTCGCAGATCCCCGACCTCGGCGAAGAGTACGTGGGCATGGACGTAAAGAACGTGCCCGCGTTCACCAAGGCCCAGGTCCGGCAGGCGGTCCGGTGGGCGATCGATTACGACGGCATTGTCCGGCAGCTGCTGAACGGTAACGGGCTGCCGCTTCAGAGCATCGTCCCGAAGGGGCTCTTCGGCTACGATCCGGCGCTGCCGTTCAAGCACGACCCGGCCAAGGCCAAGGCGCTCCTGGCGGAGGCCGGATTCGCCAACGGCTTCTCCGCCACCATGCTCGCGCCGAGCGGCTCCGCCGCCGGCGGCATCTCGGCGGGCGACCTCGCGGCGAAGATCAAGAACGATCTGGGCGCCGTCGGGATCAACGTCACGATCCGCCAGGTGGCGTCCTCCGAGATGTACCAGACGTACCGCGGCCAGAAGTCGGAGATGGTGCTCGCCAACTGGTACGTGGACTACCCGGATCCCGACGACTTTTCCAAGCCGTTTGGGGACTACAAGCAGAAGTCGCTCTGCTGGCGCCTGCAGTACTATAATGACCCGCTGAGTGCGCTGGTCAACCAGGCCGGCGGGCTGGAGAATACGCCGCAGCGCGGCGCGCTCTACAAGCGGATCAACGACGTCATGAATCAGGACGGGCCGTTCGCGCTCTTGTATCAGCCGATGATCTCGAACGCCGCGTCGAAGCGGATCCAGCACCTCGTCTTCGATCCGGTGAACTTCATCGACTTCTTCCAGCTGACCAAGCAGTAG
- the nikC gene encoding nickel transporter permease, whose translation MSSTPISIPRSGTRSPAGVRSSAQVVWAAFRRNPLTLVGLVIVAGFVVTAAAAPILAIQNPLAQDLAHRLDPPSIAHPFGLDSLGRDVFSRVLYGARISVVSGISVVSAALAFGVAAGTAAGWRGGWWDEVLMRVTDMFLAFPSLVLAMAISAILTPSLTNALIAITIVSWTSYARLARAQTLALRHRDYIEAARAQGAQDPRIVLRHLIPNAVAPLFVQATLEIGGVILTSAGLAFIGFGAQPPTPEWGIMVSEGRSFLMDQWWVATFPAVAILLLVLGFNLLGDGIRDVLDPRLRKTG comes from the coding sequence ATGTCCTCTACGCCTATCTCGATCCCCAGATCCGGTACACGTAGCCCGGCCGGCGTCCGCTCGTCGGCGCAGGTCGTCTGGGCTGCGTTCCGGCGCAATCCGCTCACCCTCGTGGGGCTCGTCATCGTGGCCGGTTTCGTTGTCACGGCGGCGGCGGCGCCGATCCTTGCGATCCAAAACCCCCTCGCGCAGGACCTGGCGCACCGGCTGGATCCTCCGAGCATCGCCCACCCGTTCGGGCTCGACTCGCTCGGCCGCGACGTATTCAGCCGCGTGCTCTACGGCGCCCGGATCTCGGTCGTCTCCGGCATCTCCGTTGTCTCCGCCGCCCTCGCCTTCGGGGTCGCGGCCGGCACCGCGGCGGGATGGCGCGGGGGATGGTGGGACGAGGTGCTGATGCGGGTGACGGACATGTTTCTTGCCTTCCCGTCTCTCGTGCTGGCCATGGCGATCTCGGCGATTCTCACCCCGAGCCTGACGAACGCCCTGATTGCGATCACGATCGTCTCCTGGACCTCATACGCGCGGCTTGCGCGGGCGCAGACACTCGCGCTCCGACACCGCGACTACATTGAGGCGGCCCGGGCCCAGGGCGCCCAGGACCCCAGAATCGTGCTGCGGCACCTCATTCCGAATGCCGTCGCGCCGCTGTTCGTCCAGGCTACCCTCGAGATCGGCGGCGTCATCCTCACGTCCGCGGGGCTGGCCTTCATCGGCTTCGGCGCGCAGCCGCCGACCCCCGAGTGGGGCATCATGGTCTCAGAAGGCCGGTCCTTTTTAATGGATCAGTGGTGGGTCGCGACGTTTCCGGCGGTGGCCATCCTGCTGCTTGTGCTCGGGTTCAACCTGCTCGGCGACGGCATCCGGGACGTGCTGGATCCGCGCCTCCGCAAGACGGGGTGA
- a CDS encoding DUF2628 domain-containing protein: MDLTAKIVLLITLFGLLVVFIWYSRSRPAYAPVRVGPSPAPFVEQDVTQYHTPPKLGWNWWAFALGPVWYLAEGLWVHAIILTLLIGLSGGILWPFAAVYAGAKASETLVDFRLARHSYY; the protein is encoded by the coding sequence ATGGACCTGACGGCCAAGATCGTTCTTCTGATCACGCTTTTCGGTCTGCTGGTGGTCTTTATCTGGTACTCGCGGTCGCGCCCTGCCTACGCGCCCGTGCGCGTGGGCCCGTCGCCGGCGCCGTTCGTCGAGCAGGACGTGACGCAGTATCACACGCCGCCGAAGCTGGGCTGGAACTGGTGGGCCTTCGCCCTCGGACCGGTGTGGTATCTCGCCGAGGGCCTCTGGGTGCACGCGATCATCCTCACGCTTCTGATCGGCCTCTCCGGCGGTATCCTCTGGCCGTTCGCGGCCGTCTACGCGGGCGCCAAGGCGAGCGAGACGCTCGTCGACTTCCGTCTTGCCCGGCACAGCTACTACTAA
- a CDS encoding heavy metal-associated domain-containing protein gives MPHDVVVLPVEGLDHVASPVALEVALVRTAGVGSVSMNVAAGRVRIAFDPDRYLPSRIRSGELLDAIVKAGYRLSRDAVMVSEVPAVYVAAAAHRTSRRRVLSAR, from the coding sequence GTGCCCCACGACGTCGTCGTACTCCCCGTCGAAGGATTGGATCACGTGGCTTCGCCCGTTGCCCTCGAGGTGGCCCTCGTCCGCACCGCGGGCGTCGGCTCAGTTTCTATGAACGTCGCCGCCGGACGGGTGCGCATCGCATTCGACCCGGACCGATATCTGCCGAGCCGCATCCGCAGCGGCGAATTGCTCGACGCGATCGTCAAGGCGGGCTATCGGTTGAGCCGCGATGCGGTGATGGTGTCGGAGGTGCCGGCGGTATACGTCGCCGCAGCGGCTCACCGGACAAGCCGTCGGCGGGTCCTCTCCGCCCGCTAG